The proteins below are encoded in one region of Deinococcus metalli:
- a CDS encoding SDR family NAD(P)-dependent oxidoreductase has protein sequence MDLGLSGKVAVVTGGSVGIGLAVARGLAAEGVHVAICARDHARLTGVADAIRQEFGVRVLPVQADVAVAGDIDTLVEAVRAEFGGADILFNNAGTGSEETILGAPDEKWQHYWELHVMAAVRLSRALAPLMTARGGGVILNNASICATQPLGYEPIYNVTKAALVMFSKCLATELIPHGIRVNTLNPGLVRTPDWEKTARLLTEGKAQTWEEYLQAIADENAPIGRFATPEEIADFAVFLCSPRASYAVGSTYYVDGGWLRVTT, from the coding sequence ATGGATCTCGGACTGAGCGGCAAGGTGGCGGTGGTGACGGGCGGCAGCGTGGGCATCGGCTTGGCGGTGGCGCGGGGGCTGGCCGCCGAGGGCGTGCACGTGGCGATCTGCGCGCGCGACCACGCGCGGCTGACCGGCGTGGCCGACGCCATCCGTCAGGAGTTCGGCGTGCGGGTGCTGCCGGTCCAGGCGGACGTGGCGGTGGCCGGCGACATCGACACGCTGGTGGAGGCCGTGCGCGCGGAGTTCGGCGGCGCGGACATCCTGTTCAACAACGCCGGCACCGGCAGCGAGGAGACGATCCTGGGCGCCCCGGACGAGAAGTGGCAGCACTACTGGGAGCTGCACGTGATGGCCGCCGTGCGGCTGTCCCGCGCGCTCGCACCGCTGATGACGGCGCGCGGCGGGGGCGTGATCCTGAACAACGCGTCCATCTGCGCCACGCAGCCGCTGGGCTACGAGCCGATCTACAACGTCACCAAGGCCGCGCTGGTCATGTTCTCCAAGTGCCTGGCGACCGAGCTGATTCCGCACGGCATCCGAGTGAACACCCTGAACCCCGGTCTGGTGCGCACCCCCGACTGGGAGAAGACGGCCCGCCTCCTCACCGAGGGCAAGGCCCAGACGTGGGAGGAGTACCTCCAGGCCATCGCGGATGAGAACGCGCCCATCGGCCGCTTCGCCACGCCCGAGGAGATCGCGGACTTCGCGGTGTTCCTGTGCTCGCCCCGCGCGAGTTACGCGGTCGGCTCGACGTACTACGTGGACGGCGGCTGGCTGCGCGTCACGACCTGA
- a CDS encoding phosphodiesterase: MLIAQLSDPHVDVTRPGKAEALARAVAHLRALPMRPDAVLITGDCTEHGRADEYDTFEALTAPLDMPVYVVPGNHDDRAAMLARYGHLGTQRLDGFLHYVVDDFPVRLIGLDTQRPGSGSGELCDDRLAWLADRLAEAPDRPTLLFMHHPPLTSGLDVMDAIGLRGTQRLCDLVRAHPHVSRVVAGHVHMALTAGFDHSTVMTCPGTDHTFQPDLTQPERLVLQYQPPVALLHRWSERTGLLSFTHLLEDRPWLTLHDGRQWAPPEPDTGLPFR; encoded by the coding sequence ATGCTCATTGCCCAGCTCAGCGACCCGCACGTCGACGTCACGCGTCCCGGCAAGGCCGAGGCCCTCGCGCGGGCGGTGGCGCACCTGCGCGCGCTGCCCATGCGGCCGGACGCCGTGCTGATCACCGGGGACTGCACCGAGCACGGCCGCGCCGACGAGTACGACACCTTCGAGGCGCTGACCGCACCCCTGGACATGCCGGTGTACGTGGTGCCGGGCAACCACGACGACCGCGCCGCGATGCTGGCCCGCTATGGTCACCTCGGCACGCAGCGCCTGGACGGCTTCCTGCACTATGTGGTGGACGACTTTCCGGTGCGCCTGATCGGCCTGGACACCCAGCGGCCGGGCTCCGGCAGCGGCGAGCTGTGCGACGACCGGCTGGCGTGGCTGGCCGACCGCCTGGCCGAAGCCCCGGATCGCCCCACCCTCCTGTTCATGCACCACCCGCCGCTGACGAGCGGCCTGGACGTCATGGACGCCATCGGGCTGCGCGGCACCCAGCGGCTGTGCGACCTCGTGCGCGCGCACCCGCACGTGAGCCGCGTGGTGGCCGGGCACGTGCACATGGCCCTGACCGCGGGCTTCGACCACAGCACCGTGATGACGTGCCCTGGCACCGACCACACCTTCCAGCCGGACCTCACCCAGCCCGAGCGGCTGGTGCTGCAATACCAGCCGCCGGTGGCGCTGCTGCACCGCTGGAGCGAACGCACCGGGCTGCTCAGCTTCACGCACCTGCTGGAAGACCGGCCGTGGCTGACCCTGCACGACGGCCGGCAGTGGGCGCCGCCGGAACCCGACACCGGTCTGCCGTTCCGCTGA